The Lolium rigidum isolate FL_2022 chromosome 2, APGP_CSIRO_Lrig_0.1, whole genome shotgun sequence genomic interval ccaaaccctaggccggcgcggccggagggggccgcgccgccctatggtgtggccccccgtcggccctcctgcgccgcctcttcgcctatataaagcccctggatcagaaaacccgagacgaattgacgaaacccacgaaacctgccggagccgccgccatcgcgaagccaagatccgggggacaggatctctgttccggcacctgccggagcggggaagtgccccggaaggcttctccatcgacaccgctgccatctccaccgccatcttcatcaccgctgctgctcccatgaggagggagtagttctccatcgaggctcggggctgtaccggtagctatgtggttcatctctctcctatgtagttcaatacaataatctcatgagctgccttacatgattgagattcatatgatgatgcttgtaatctagatgtcattatgctagtcaagtgggttttacttatgtgatctccggagactcctcgtcccacgtgtgtaaaggtgacgagtgtgtgcaccgtgtgggtctcttaggctagatttcacggaatacttactcattgaatggtatagtgaggtgcttatttatatctctttatgattgcagcatgttgtatcacaatttatctatgtgctactctagtgatttgttattaaagtagtttattcctcctgcatgtgtgcaaaggtgaccgtgcgtgcaccgtgttagtacttggtttatgctatgatcatgatctcttgtagattatggagttaactattgctatgataatattgatgtgatctattcctcctacatatgcatgaaggtgacagtgtgcatgctatgctagtacttggtttagtagagttgatctatcttacactaaaggttacttaaacatgagcattattgtggagcttgttaactccggcattgagggttcgtgtaatcctacgcaatgtgttcatcatccaacaaaagtgtagagtatgcatttatctattctgttatgtgatcaatgttgagagtgtccactagtgaaagtgtaatccctaggccttgttcctaaatactgctgagttactactgcttgtttactactgctgcgttactactactgcgttactactgcttgtttactattttatctgcgttactactgctgcaatactaccaccatcaactacacgccaagcacttttactgccaccgttgctacttgctcatacttatttataccacctgtatttcactatctcttcgccgaactagtgcacctatttggtgtgttggggacacaagagacttcttgctttgtggttgcggggttgcatgagagggatatctttgacctcttcctccctgagttcgataaaccttgggtatccacttaagggaaacttgctgctgttctacaaacctctcctcttggaggcccaacactgtctacaggaaaggagggggaacgtagacatcagcgacTCTCTCTCTCCTTTCCTCTTCGATCTAGCAATGGAGCCCATGCACTTCCTGCTGAAACTAGCAACGGAGGTAGGACTCCTAACCAAAATCAGGGGGAAGAAATGCACCTTCAGAGCCTCACTCTATGCCGACGACGTCGCGCTATTTTTGACACCCTCTGAACACGACATTGCGGGTATCAACGCTATTTTGGCAGGCTTCGGAGGGCAACGGGACTGATAACTAACTTGTCCAAAATTTCCATCACGCCAATTTGTTGCAGCCCGACACAGGTCGAGAGCTTGGCCAATGACATTGGCACCCAAGTCAAACCATTTCTTTGCATTTACTTGGGGAtgcctctctcggttaaaaaACTCACCAAGGCGGATTGGCAAGAACTACTCGACAAGGTAGATAGATATCTAGCTACTTGGAAGGCGTGGATGATGAGTTTTGCGGGCCGCTTGGAGATGCTCAACTCTGTCCTCTCCTCGTTGCCAGTATACCTAATGACGATCAACGAGATGCCTGCATGGGTTCGGAAGGAATTCGACCGCCATCGTCGTGCGTGGCTTTGGGCAGGGGACAACACATACAGTGGTGAAAAATGTAAAGTGAGCTGGAAGCAGGTTTGCAAGCCCAAAGCTTTGGGTGGTCTTGGAGTTCATTGTATCAAATCCTTCGGCAATGCTTCGAGGATTAGATGGTTGTGGCAAAAATGGAAGAATCACAACAAGCCTTGGGCCCACTTGAAGATTCCGTCAACTAAGAGAGAGTGGGATCTGTTCGCAGCTGCAACTAGAATCACCATTGGTAATGGGGAAAGGGCAACTTTCTGGACGGACAGATGGTTATTTGACCAGATCCCAGCCGACATTGCTCCTGACATTTTCAAAATCTCTATTCGGAAGAACAGGACAGTTAAGGAGGCTTTGTCTAATGAAAAATGGTTGATTGATCCGAGGCACCACCTGGATGTTCATCATCTTCCGCAGCTCCTTAAGTTAGCAGAACTGGTCGAAAGGGTGCAGCTAACAGATGAACCAGATGACATCATCTGGAGATTTGGTAACAAGACCTTTTACACGGCGCGATCAGCATATAGGCTACAATTTCCGGGGACAACTAGAACGGACTACTCCAAGATAATTTGGAAAGGGTGGGCGCCCGCAAGGTGCAAGTTCTTCATCTGGACCTTAATGCTCAACAGGGTTCTAACGACGGACAAGCTACTTCAGCGACGATGGGAAAATGAGTACTTCTACCCACTCTGCAAGCCACATGTTCACGGAGTGCACCTTCAGTAATAAGATATGGGAGGAAATGGCGGATCATTTCAGCTTGGAGGCTATCAACCCCTCTGGTTGGATTAGCAAAGATTTATCCATTCAACAATGGTACAAAGCGATGGTGGGAGATCAGCCCAAAGCACAAAGGAAAATGATTATACCTGCTGCCAATTTAATCTGTTGGGAGCTTTGGAAGGAGAGAAATAGAAGAATCTTCGATAAAAAAGAGACACATGTGCTTGCGTTCACGTCAAGAATTAAAGATGAGGCAAATGTGTGGAGCTTAGCACGTGCGCCACTGCCTCTAGTAGTGCAGGCTGGCAGAACCTCCTTCGACTCGGGTTGATCTTCTTGTAGACCTCTTTTACAGGAAGGCCATTCTGTCGGCCTTCCTAACCTTTGTGTAACCTTTCACCACTATTGCAATGAAAACAGCAGCTCTCCTGCTGtcattaaaaaaaaaaatctacaatgGTCGATCACAACTCATCTGAATAGCATTCCGGACGGAGATGGTTCCGGAGCACAGCAAGCACATCAGCGCAGCTCACCACTCCGACTAGCGCACCAGTGACCTCTTCGACGACCCAGACGTGGCCGACCCGGTGCGCGAGCGCCTGGGCCATGACAGCCACCAGCGAGTTCCCAGCATGGCAGGCCGCCACGTCCTCCGTCGACCGCCACCGGAAGCTTCCCGTTCCCGACGACATCCTCCTCGCGCGTCCGGAACGCGCCAGCGGCGACTCCTCGTCAGATGACGACGTCGACGAGGACAGAGCGGCAGCGTCCGTCGTGTAAGCGGCGTCCATGATGTCGCGCATGGCGTGGAGCCCTTTTTCCGTGAGCCGGGCTCTGACGGAGCGAAGCAGGAACTCGGGCGGCGAGAAGTAGCAGTCGATGTACGTCATGACGTCGCCGGCGGAGagcgcggcgaaggcggcggacACGGACTCGACGTCGCACGAGCTGAGCACGCCCGGGCAGATCTCCCCGACCAGCGCGTTGTCGTCGGCGACGACGGCCACGGCGGTGCCTGAACCGATGGATGTCTGTAGGAGCGGGATGGCGTCGAGCGCGTCGTCGTCGACGTGGACGGCGTGCACGTCCCGGTGGATGAGGCCGAGGGAGGCGATGGTGAGCGCGGCGACCGGGGAGAAGAGGCTGATGGAGCCGAAGAGGTGGCGAACGATGTCCTGCTGCGTCAGCACGCAGTAGGTAGAGGAGGCGGAAGGgacgtggtgatggtggtgcttcTTGCGGCCGGCGCGTGCGTGGAGCGGGACGACCAGGCTGTGCGAGTTGTTGGCCAGTAgcacgtcgatggcgtcgagaagGCTGCAAAAGTTGGACCGATCAGTTTCTTAGTCCAAAATGCGCTATAAGTACCGTAACACCATAATAGTTGCCAGCATGCAATGAGAGAGACAGTCACGACCAAAACAAGAATCAAAAAGCTAGGGCGGCGGCTGTCGCGATTGACGGTACTCACCTTGTCTGTGGGTCTACTCGGCGAGTGACGCCGTGGTCACCAACCGCGGCCGTGATCATGGAAACGGGCCGGCTGAGCGCGGCGGCGGGGTCGCCGAGGTTACCGCTGTCGCCGCAGACATAGCACAGAATCTCGGCGACGCTGACCTTGACGACGGACACGGCCGTGGCCGTCTTCTTCGCGTCCGAGGACGCGGCgtccacgaagacgaagacgaaggggTCGGCGCCGGCGCGGAGCGTGGCGAGCGCGGCCGCGATGGGAGTCGACTGCGGCAGAACACGCACCGCCGGCTTGCCGATGCAGAGGTCGGAGACGACGTGGGACAGAATGCTCGACGCCATTCACGCAGACTTATATGTCGCGTACAAACGATCCACCAAGGGAAACGGGAGATTGCAGAGAGAGAAAGCCAGAGAATGTATACACTGTTGTCGGGCGGGCGAGACTCGAGAGTGCGTGGTGCGATTCTGCTCATCTGCGGTGAGGGCTATTTATATTTGGAGCAGATGCGACGGACGTTGCGCTGTAATCTTGCAAGGATATTTGGAATGCCCTTCAACAGTATCAATCTGTGTTTTAGTACTCCCTAATTTGAAATGAAAAATATGTGTTTTACTGATCCTAAATTTTGAAAAATTGGATAATGATTGGTCATATCGGGAAGAAACCAGCAGCGATGTGTTATTGATAGAGGTAATTATGTGCATAATGTGAGTATGTAGACTCAAACTCGAGCAGACTGGGAGCTATCAACAGCTCACTGGCTATGCTTTGGTTCGCTCCTCTTTAACTTGAAATGTGTAAATCAGGGCACTATCGTATACATGTTAGTACATttatccataaaaggatgttcTAAGTTTATATATATTTAGATATATCGATCTAGATAaatatccaaatttagacaaaactTTGACAACCTTTTATGGAATGAGGAAGTATTTTTCCCTTGATAAGGCAGATGGTTAACACTGGTATGTTTAGATAGCTCAGGTGTCATATACGGGATCACCAAACATCTTCCAAGTTTCAACCATTGTGGTCCGGTCCAATTAGTACGTCCATGCTAGTACTAGCACTACTTCGATTTGTTCTGCTCCATACAAGCTGGGAACCATAGTATGGATCACCAAACGCATTTTTAAAAGATTCCAAGATCAATTCAACTTCAATTTGGCTTGCCTCATGCACGCAATCAAGTGGTTACAAAACACACATGGTCGCGCTCGTTATGTTAACATTTGCCACGACGGACACGACGTTATGTTCAGAGGAAGATGCGCCCTGTCCCCGTACGACACATTACAGTCCAAATACACGGATCACATAGAAAATTTTGAGAAGAGGCACAGCTATGATACCGGGATGCAGACAACTGCGCGAAGTTGCGTCTCGGTAGACGCCAAGCCGACGGTCTTCGTACACGTCGACGAGCCGTATGCTGCCGTGAACGAACAGCTGGATTGCTGCCGTACCTATCGAAATGGGCGATGGCAGATCACATTATCACATGGTGGCGGTTGGGGCCGTATCGCTACGAGACGAGAGATGGCGACCCCGAAGGATGCCCTTTCTCTTGTTCGCAGTTCGGTCCATGCCTGCCGCGGTCGTAGGGCTTTATCATCTGCCATGGAACTCCGTGCATCGATTCTAACTTCGTGCATCCTGATCGCAGCTCACCGTGTCACGGTCACCGGTGGGcctcgttagagcatctccaacagacgctgtaAAAATCTCGCGCGGCAAAAAAAACCGCCGGTTtgccgcgctgctccagcggAGGCGGGAAAAAAGCGCGCGCGCTAAAGTTTTtgccgcccgcgcgctttcgcgctatcccgcgcgggaaattagccgcgtgcgctgccgcgcgcgctataaactCGCCACGCGCGAAAGCGGCCAACTCACATCCCTCCCACGCGTCCGTCTCTCTCCCCgcctctctccctcccgcgccgcgccgctccgcctccgaccgTTCCGCTTCCTCGCGACTCCGCCGTCGTCCCCTCCGCCTCGCGCgaagatgcctccgcgccgccgccccgcctccggctACCACAACGTTCGGGCGCGACCGAGCGGCCGATTCGACGCGGAAATCCGTTCCGGTGAGGAACAgatccgcctcggcacgttcgacacggcgcacgaggcggcgcgggcgtacgatGCCGTCGCCTGGCGGCtgggccgctcccgccgcgcaatgaacttccacgacgtgttcacgcgggagcaggcggagatgctcgcgccgccgccgccggtgatcacgcgggagcaagcaggccgccggcggcgggagccggagcagcgcctcctcatcgccgagcgcgacgaggcgatgcgcctcgaatgggcgcgccgcttccccgaggacgtcgccgccacggaggccttctacgcgcagaaggaggaggagaagccgGCGGTGAAGGCAGAGAAAAAAGCTagccgcgccgagtccgcggtgaggaaggcggcgagggccgagaaggcggcgaggaaggaggagcaaAAGAAGAACGGCACAGGGCCGTCgaccatcgtcctctcctcctcctcctccttcgagtggacgacgacgccggtgtcggagacgactccgagcagctccgacttcgactgggagtcgGACGAGTAGTTATTTGTATTTTCGTTCTATATGTCGCATTGTATCGTTGaacttttaaaatatattcgtatttcggtcaaattttcatagtttgtttgatttAATTTTCAAAACAACGGTTGGATTAGCAGTTTGTGCcccgcgcgcgctgcaaaatagagcctctgccggaggtgcgtttttcgcacagTAACGCGTGCTGCAAAATACAGCCTCTGCCGGGGGCAAATTCGCTATCACGCGCGCCAGCGGTATACAGCGCGCCGAATCGCCAGTTTACAGCGCGAgattttacagcgcctgttggagatgctcttatcttgTTAAACTAGATGATACCTCGCACGTTGCGGCGGGATTTCAATGCACATAAAATAAAGGTTTTCGAATTTATTCAAAATATTACATTATGTGGAGAAAAGGCAGTGTGTTGTGCATCCAGTATAATTTTACATTGGCATATTTATTCAGAATATGCCATCATGGGGAGATGAGCATCCAAGGAAAAAGGAACGGAAAAAAAGAATTTTGTGGACCAAGTTACACATCTTGAAAGCACTTTTCAGAATAGGCTTTAAAAAATACCAATAACTCGTTCAGTTAATACATATGTTAAGTATAACTGGCATTACGTGGATTCCACAATACATTGCACTTAGAACATTCACGCTCAATACATATTTGTCTCAAGAGATAGGTTTCTAGCCAACCTCGTATTATTGAAGTGCCATAATGGAAGGCAACTTTTGAACTTGTACCATCCACACCTGCATATTAGTGGTATTAGGGAAGATAGTACATGAGAGAATGTATTTATCTCTATCTTAATATATTTCTGGACCTGCTTTATTGGATAATACAACATGTTATATTCTATCTTGATGTTGTACACAATCTGAGAAGAATGACTTACTTGTTATGTAGCATACTATAAACAAAGTATTCAGATATCCATACATGAAAAGAGACATCAACAAACTAAGGTTACTATTCATCATTTTCACAGGAATTAGTGATGCAGCTAAAATAATAACAAAGATGTTCTGTAGTTGTGTACTATCAAGAAACACGACAGAATGTTCGCATTAATTGTACATAAAAACTATATAGTAACCTCCTCGCATTGGTTTATGTTTCCTTTTCTATTACTCTAATCATTTAAAGATTGTGAGGTAGAAGAAACTGGAAGCTGAAAACGGAATGTAAAAAGGACAAACTGCAAGATAATTGAGTCTAATATTCATAAATTATATCAAGATACGCAGATGCAAAAGCCTATGAGATGGGAATGCAACTAATGAacatttgatacaaataatcacttATCTGTACCTATGGTGTTTTTCCCCTTTGCTGGAAAACTGTCATAAATAACAATATGAGAAAAGgatgaggtttaatttcaaacatCTCACCTTTGGAGAACCTCAACCACAAAGAACATAAGAATATGAGGAAAACAAAGTGGAGAGATGTAGTCTGCAATAAATGAAAGCAGTAGTGAAACATAAAACatcagaaataaataaaaaaaagtaTTTCTATGACGAAAGTGCTACTTAACCTGAATTAGGGGGGATGGGGCTTTTTTGTGTAGGAAAATGTTTTATTTCCAATATAGATGCCAAACTGGATAATAGATGGAACATTAACCTTACATTTGCCAAAACTTAGAGAAAGCTCAGCCATAATTCAAAGCACGTACAGTTGTGGCCAAAGTCACACACAACAATTACAGTTTGACTAATTGATTTGGTATTGTTATATGTAACATTCATGAGCAAGCCGAAAATTATCGACCAGCTGAAAAGCAATACATAAAGTACGTACACTGACAACAGAGCAACCAGGAATCCAAGAGAGAAATGCAGGTAAACGAACTGCGAGCAGTGTCATCGAAAATTACCGCATTGTAGGAGTACCAGCAAAGGATGGACCCATTGATTCAAGACATGGCAAGTAAATCGCTGCAGAAAATTGCCAAAATCCAAACGGAGAAATCCATGAACTTCTGTTATGTGGTCCGTAGCCAATATGTTTGAACACATGCATTTGATGGAAGATTGCAGGAGAGCAAATTGCATTGTAGCTAATTAATTAATGGGAGATTCCAGGGTATCAAATAAATTAGTACATCATGATTTAAAAAAGAGAAGGTGTATCTGTTCAGCCAATGTAAATTAAAATTTAAGAGCAGGAGATTAGAGCTTGCATACCATTGGAAGTAGGTGTTGTGCAGCCAGTGCCCTGTAGTATAGACGCAGATGGCCGGTGGCTCCTAGCTCCAGCCAGCGGACGGAGAAGCCAATAAATCAATGAAATCTGGGGGCTGAGGTAGCAGCAAGGAAAATCCAAGGTAAAATATCGAGCAGATCTCCAGCCGGACCTCAACCTGCGAAATTGAGAAGACATATTAACGGATTGTAAAAAGTAAAGGGGGAATTACAATGGGGAACGCTCAGGTAGCACTGCGGAGGCCGCTGGAAGTGGTGGCGGCACGAGCTGGCTGGTGTGGTTGATGTGGACAGCTTCATGGTCTGATCTTTAACCTCGAGGCAGCGACGGCGGCAAATAATGTAGTTACCAAACTAAAGCGTGGAAAAAGGAGAGCTCAAACTAATTGAGGGCAAATTGTAGAGGTACCAAGTAAATAGgggcaaaaaataaaattccccCGCGTTGAATGGTGGATTTATGCGAGGGGGAGATCTTTGGACGCTGGTGGAACAATCGTGGCTAGGAGACCGGACAGTCGCGGCGGCGGAGCAATTACTGCTGGTGACTATCGACAAAGAGGAATACAATTTTTTTTCTAGGAACAACAACGTCGAGCGGGATGTGAGCCCACGAAAGGACTTCCAGCCCAGGTCGGCCAAGCCCGCATGTGTAGGGACGAAGCCTGGAGAAGCAAGGCGTGGCCACTGGCGACGAGCGGACGATGTTTGCCACCGCACAAAGGTGAGAAAAGGAGGTGACGTGGCTCAAGGAGAGGGCAGGAAAATTAGGTAGTGGGGGCttcctatttagagataaaagatgtGTCGCTGGTGCGAATCTCCTCGTCCGCACAATATTTTGATCTTTTTATTTTGAGGAGCGTCCTAGAAGGACCTCAAACCTTTCATTAAGTCAACAGTGGAGGTACATAATTGTTACAAAGGACCTCAATAAAAGAGGAAAACACATATGGGTCCCAGCAAATGCAGAAAAGACCTTGCTAAAAGATTTAACCTTGCAATCTAGTCCTCCCTCTTCTTCACTGCGGAGCAGAAACCGCAGCGCGCTGCAACCATGGACGGCTGCGGGGACAAGACCACTTGCCTTCGTCCTAGCAAAGCTCTCAGCGCCTACGGTGATGAAGGGCCTCCAGATGGAGGTTGATAATCTGCCGGCGCATACCACCATTGAAGCGACCATCTTAGTCAAAGATTTCGGCGCCCAATTCCTAGACGCAGATGAATTGCTCCAAGAAAAAAAGGTTATTGATCTCCAAAGCTGCTGAAGCAGAACAGCAAAACCACAGCGGCTCGATGGCAGGAAAATCAGCCTACCATGATACCCAGGATTTCTGCCACGAACCTGGGGAGGCAGGCATAAATAAGGTCGATAGCGCCTGGTCTGCGTGCACGCAGTAGCAGCTTGACGGAGCCCTGACAGAGGCACTCTGTAGCACCTCGCAGGCATATGTCGATGCGGAGCTTGGGGTGTCGCAACTCCTCTGCAGCTTccctcctcgccaccacggcaggcCAGGGTAAATTGCAGCTGAGAAATTCTCCACCTTGAGCAGAATCGGCAAGGATACAGGGGCCCTCTGCCCTCAGTAAGAGCCACATCAGCCCCCCATGAGAGGAGTCCGCTCGAAATCAGCGCAGACGGGCAGCCGGCGGCGGTCGCACGCACCGGATAAAGGGTCGGCAGACTATGAGCTTGCAACAGTTGCAGAAGAGCTGAAGCTCTCCTTCCCTCGCCACCTCGGCAAGCCAAAGGAGAGTGCCACCACAGCCGCCCAAACTCGCATCCACCATAGGCTTTATTAGTGGAGTGGCTGATGGAATCCAACCGCGCCCCTCCGAAGagaacgacgaggaggaagaacacCAGCAGCCGCCGTATCTGGCCTGGAAAGACCGACGAACTACAACCGGCAGGACGCCAACTACTGGCACTAGGGCCAAAACTAGACCTAATATATACACTACTGAAGCCGCAGCCTTCCCTCAGCTCATCTCGTCCGACGACGCCGGCGAGAATGGCCTTGGGTCGGCCCAACGATTTGGGGAACCTtctcaaagtactgtagcaacggGGGAGGGGAGGGGTGGGGAAAGTGAGCCTTTTTACGTCCAATATTATGATCTAGGTCTCTTGAATCGAATGATGGTTAACAATTTTGATGTCGCTCTTTCTTCTAGGGCATTATTTTGAAACAAGTTCATGCTAGACGGGTCTTGTCGTATAGCGTGATGCATCTAGCGACGGAGCTAGATCATTCAGCGACCAGATGCATACGGGTGCCACATTGGGTAAAAAAACTGAAACATAATGCAGAATGAAGATGTGGCCGACCCGATGTAACCTCTTCGGGTAGGGTTCTTTGATTTATATATCGTATAAACAGTACAAGATAGTACAAGATACGTATACCGTATATGACACGGTATATActtctaacacccccctcaatcGCAACTAGTGAAGGTTGAGATTGCGCTTACAATGTTCATACAAAGGTAAAGGGAATGGTTTAGTAAAAATGTCAGCAACTTGATCCTTGGAAGAGATGAACCGAATCTGAAGTTGCTTCTTTGACACACGCTCGTGAACAAAGTGAAAGTCTACTTCAATGTGCTTCGTTCGTGCATGAAAGACTGGGTTGAATGAAAAATATATAGCACCAATATTATCACAACACAAGACTGGAGGCCGTGTTTGATAAACACCAAGTTCCTTCAGTAATGACTGTACCCAGACAAGCTCAGCTGTAGCATTAGCAAGAGCCTTGTACTCTGACTCAGTACTAGACCTGGAGACTGTAGACTGCTTACGAGCACTCCGGGCGATCAAATTTCCTCCATAAAAGATAGCATATCGCACGTGGATCCGCCGGTCATCAAGACTACCAGCCCAGTCTGCATCTGAGAAAGCTGAAAGCATAGTAGACACAGAGGACCGAAGCTGCAGACCACTATCAACAATGTGGCGAACATAACGCAGTATGCGTTTGACTGCAGACCAATGATGCGTACGAGGCTCATGTAGATACTGGCATACCTTGTTAACAACAAAAGACAGGTCAAGACGTGTAACTGTAAGATACTGAAGATCACCAACAATGCTACGATACTGAGTAGCCTCCTCAGATGAAAGTGGGTCACCATCGGTGCTGCAAAGACGCTCAGAGGATGCCATAGGCGTGGTGACCGGAGTGCACTTCAACATACCCGCACGTGCAAGAAGATCTAGTGCATACTTGCGCTGTTGAAGTAGAAGGCTACCAGATGAGGGTGATGATACCTCAATCCCCAGAAAATAATGCAGAATACCAAGATCCTTAAGAGAGAACTCAGAATGAAGCTGGCTGATCAACCTGGGAATAGCAGCAGCTGTGGAGCTGAgaacaatgatatcatcaacataaaccaaTAGATAGACTGTAACATCCGTGCGACAAAGGATGAATAAGGAAGTATCagtcacagaaggggaaaaacccAGTGAGCCAAGAACAGAACTGAGATGAGCATGCCAAGCATGGGGagcctgcttcagtccatacaaTGACCAAACCAGCTTGCAGTAGTTACCAGGTTTATCTGAGTCAACAAAACCAGGGGGTTGACGCTTATATACATTTTCATCCAGAAAACCATTAAGAAAAGTATTCTGAATATCAAGCTGACGAAGATGCCATCGACGAGAAAGAGCCATGGCCAGCAACAAACGAATAGTGGCTGGCTTAACCACAGGACTGAAGGTCTCATCATAGTCCAGGCCATAATGCTGTTTGTATCCTTTAGCAACAAGACGTTCCTTATGCCTCTCAATGGAGCCATCAGCACGAAGCTTCACCTTGAATACCCATCGTGAATCGATCAAATTTACACCAGAAACAGGGGGTACAACTCGCCAAGTGCCATTAGCCTGAAGAGCAGAAAACTCAGCCTCAATAGCACCGCGCCAGT includes:
- the LOC124687658 gene encoding CBS domain-containing protein CBSX5-like translates to MASSILSHVVSDLCIGKPAVRVLPQSTPIAAALATLRAGADPFVFVFVDAASSDAKKTATAVSVVKVSVAEILCYVCGDSGNLGDPAAALSRPVSMITAAVGDHGVTRRVDPQTSLLDAIDVLLANNSHSLVVPLHARAGRKKHHHHHVPSASSTYCVLTQQDIVRHLFGSISLFSPVAALTIASLGLIHRDVHAVHVDDDALDAIPLLQTSIGSGTAVAVVADDNALVGEICPGVLSSCDVESVSAAFAALSAGDVMTYIDCYFSPPEFLLRSVRARLTEKGLHAMRDIMDAAYTTDAAALSSSTSSSDEESPLARSGRARRMSSGTGSFRWRSTEDVAACHAGNSLVAVMAQALAHRVGHVWVVEEVTGALVGVVSCADVLAVLRNHLRPECYSDEL